The Chroicocephalus ridibundus chromosome 2, bChrRid1.1, whole genome shotgun sequence genome includes a region encoding these proteins:
- the FAM171A1 gene encoding protein FAM171A1 isoform X2, which produces MSRSAALLLCLLGCNVWKAVTKTLGAPEAAQVFSSLSLGLLPERSATLMVYDDVVQIVSGFQGARTQPQVHFQRRSVKLPENTSYSDLTAYLTAASSPWEVDSFPYLQGLDGNGTGNSTRYDLTPVTAVSVHLLSSDGTPVPVNGPIYVTVPLPTNSNLKHNAHVPAWRFDQKFGTWLKSSLGLVQQEGNQLTWTYIAPQLGYWVAAMSPTIPGPVVTHDITSYHTMFLLAILGGMALILLVLLCLLLYYCRRKCLRPRQHHKKLQLSTALDTSKKDQATSMSHINLIFSRRESEFPGGLSVASNGHTENSGAKELISAVHMEMVSPSGEADMHTPMLKHSFSTSQEFSSREELLSDKEKDKSRISLDDLTPSGSLRKDYHKSADSFPLKPRKSTETAEGYESPIKDEYRRSYNAMLSQPLFEKQEREIQVSMNHIATGSKYNIQEQIYPTPSAPEKELLDCRPTDCMMSRSVDHLERPTSFPRPGQLICCNSVDQVNDSVYRKVLPALVIPGHYMKLPGEHPFVSQPLVVPADQQIDIERLQAELPNPHPRLFPHPPQQLQPQQLASQAISQQHLQDAGAAEWSQQNASMSESISIPASLNDASLAQMNSEVQLLTEKALMELGGGKPLPHPRAWFVSLDGRSNAHVRHSYIDLQRAGRNGSNDASLDSGVDMNEPKSARKGRGDHLSAPQSHPPVQEHQQRERKVSDSTAYTQLVYLDDMDQSGSECGTAVCSPEDNAIRCLLEGTSKRSGVQLPSLQEETRTVDTKPEPLTSPEHGTSVQDDEEDEEDEEDDQGEDKKSPWQKREERPLMTFNLK; this is translated from the exons gtgCACGGACTCAGCCGCAAGTTCACTTTCAGCGAAGATCTGTGAAATTACCAGAGAACACTAGCTACAGCGATTTGACAGCATATCTAACTGCAGCCAGTTCACCTTGGGAAGTGGACAGTTTTCCTTATTTGCAGGGATTAGACGGAAATGGAACAG GAAACAGCACTAGGTATGACCTCACCCCTGTCACTGCAGTCAGCGTCCATCTCCTCAGCAGCGATGGGACTCCCGTCCCCGTGAATGGCCCCATCTACGTCACAGTGCCTCTGCCAACAAACAGCAACTTGAAGCACAATGCGCACGTTCCAGCCTGGAGGTTTGACCAAAAATTTG GGACATGGCTGAAGAGTAGTTTGGGCCTTGTACAACAAGAAGGAAATCAGTTGACTTGGACTTATATTGCACCTCAGCTGGGCTACTGGGTTGCAGCTATGTCACCTACTATCCCAG GTCCCGTTGTAACACACGACATTACCAGCTATCACACAATGTTTCTTTTGGCAATTTTAGGAGGGATGGCTCTCATACTTCTAGTCTTGCTGTGTCTGCTTTTGTATTATTGCAG aagaaaatgttTAAGACCACGTCAGCATCATAAGAAACTGCAACTTTCCACAGCACTGGACACTTCTAAGAAGGATCAAGCAACCTCTATGTCCCatataaatttaatattttcacGTCGCGAGTCAGAATTTCCTGGCGGGCTGTCTGTTGCTAGCAATGGACACACTGAAAACTCAGGTGCAAAGGAATTGATCAGTGCTGTCCACATGGAGATGGTATCACCTAGTGGAGAAGCAGATATGCATACACCTATGCTCAAACACTCATTCAGTACTTCCCAGGAGTTCAGCTCCCGAGAGGAACTGCTCTCTGACAAGGAGAAAGACAAGAGCAGAATTTCCTTGGATGACCTGACTCCCAGCGGGTCTCTAAGAAAAGACTACCACAAATCAGCAGATAGTTTTCCTTTAAAGCCAAGAAAATCTACAGAAACAGCTGAAGGCTATGAGTCCCCTATCAAAGATGAGTATAGGAGAAGTTACAATGCTATGTTGTCTCAGCCTTTAtttgaaaagcaagagagagaaattcaAGTATCTATGAACCATATTGCTACTGGAAGTAAATACAATATTCAGGAACAAATATACCCCACACCTTCGGCCCCTGAAAAAGAGCTGCTGGACTGCAGACCTACTGATTGTATGATGTCTCGTTCAGTTGATCACCTTGAAAGACCTACGTCTTTCCCTCGACCAGGTCAGTTAATCTGCTGCAATTCTGTTGACCAAGTCAATGACAGTGTTTACAGAAAAGTTTTGCCCGCATTGGTCATCCCAGGTCATTACATGAAATTGCCGGGAGAACACCCTTTCGTTAGCCAGCCACTGGTTGTCCCAGCTGACCAGCAGATTGATATAGAAAGACTGCAGGCTGAGCTTCCTAACCCTCATCCACGGCTTttcccacaccccccccaacagCTGCAGCCCCAACAGTTAGCATCCCAAGCAATATCTCAGCAACATTTGCAAGATGCAGGTGCAGCTGAGTGGAGTCAACAAAACGCTTCCATGTCTGAATCTATTTCCATTCCTGCCTCACTTAATGATGCATCCCTGGCTCAAATGAATAGCGAAGTGCAGCTTCTTACAGAAAAGGCTTTGATGGAATTAGGAGGTGGAAAGCCACTGCCTCACCCTCGAGCATGGTTTGTTTCTCTAGATGGACGTTCAAATGCTCACGTTAGACATTCATACATTGATCTCCAAAGAGCTGGTAGGAATGGGAGTAACGATGCCAGTTTGGACTCTGGTGTTGACATGAATGAACCAAAATCTGCCCGGAAGGGAAGAGGAGATCATCTGTCTGCGCCACAGAGTCACCCACCAGTGCAGGAGCACCAGCAGAGAGAGCGGAAGGTTTCAGATAGCACAGCTTACACACAACTTGTGTACTTGGATGATATGGACCAAAGTGGCAGCGAGTGTGGAACAGCAGTTTGTAGCCCTGAGGACAATGCTATACGATGCCTACTAGAAGGCACTAGTAAGAGAAGTGGTGTGCAGCTGCCCAGCCTGCAGGAGGAAACGAGAACTGTGGATACCAAACCAGAGCCATTAACTAGTCCTGAACACGGAACATCAGTTCAAgatgatgaggaggatgaggaggacgaGGAAGACGACCAAGGCGAAGATAAGAAGAGTCCTTGGCAGAAACGAGAGGAAAGACCACTAATGACTTTCAATCTAAAGTGA